Within the Mucilaginibacter sp. CSA2-8R genome, the region TTCTTGCTGTAATATTTTGCGGTATACTTCCATTTCGGTGAACGAGCCTTCTAAAACGGCACATTTACCTTCGTTGTGCACTTTCCAGGCAATTTTTTCGGCTTGTGTTTCAGAATAGTCCAGGTATTTCATCATGCAGTAAATAACGTGCTCAAAGCTGTTCACGTCATCGTTCCACAAAATCAGGCGATGCATCTCTTTTAAGCTCGCTAATATCTCTTCAAGCGTTAGCGTTTCTTCCTGTACTTCAGTTGGCATAATAGTAAGTACAAAGTTACTTAAAAAAGTATAATAAAAGTGTTAAAATGCAGTTTGTGCATAAAGTTAAGCCGGTTTAAAGCCGGCAAACGCACTCTTATAAAACAATCTTTTCTTTACAATGCTACGCAAACTTTCACTCTCGGCAGGGCTTTTATTAAGTATTGCTGCAAGCTCATTTGCTCAATCTGAGCAACATA harbors:
- a CDS encoding ATP-dependent Clp protease adaptor ClpS yields the protein MPTEVQEETLTLEEILASLKEMHRLILWNDDVNSFEHVIYCMMKYLDYSETQAEKIAWKVHNEGKCAVLEGSFTEMEVYRKILQQEGLTVSVD